One window of the Pedobacter ginsengisoli genome contains the following:
- a CDS encoding TonB-dependent receptor yields MNFYTPNRYVHKYYGKLRYAILVMKLTVFLLAFTCFQVCATGYAQRITLSEKNVSVETILKKIKKQSGYHLWYEDNLLDKTRNTDINVTNVSLEQALESCLKGFPLTYAIVDKTVVIKRDKSWYELLTITGKVTDEQDQPMTGVSVRLKGSEIGATTDNQGRYSLDLPDGNGVLLFSYVGFKTYEVKVNNQSILNLKMTPEAQGLNEVVVVGYGTQQKKDILGAISTVGAKDLEERPATNFGYSIEGKAAGVQVLTPSGKPQAGFSIKVRGTTSITADSEPMYVVDGVPSVNTYDINPSDIESISILKDAASAAIYGASGANGVVLITTKRGKNQKAQLSFSTYAGISNVKSKIDVLNRADYIALMTEIGQVAAWDNYKDDTDWHKEIYREAYAQNYQLSVNGGNDATTYYISGAWTKQDGVVRTNTMNRFNFKVNLDQKINDFIKVGTSVSYARWYDRNIDDNRGSANSGVIMNVLTSSPVTGIYNEDGTFTANPLRLSFNNPVAYTDGSTNGFNNSRFFGNLYAEVSILKDLKFKTLFGYDNSKGKYNYFLDPFRTDWGRVNKGLADLNMNESEYWLSENTLSYAKTFAEKHAVDAFVGYTSSRTTSEISEIETKGFSGISVPTVNGGSIVNLATGSRAARTNTSIVGRVRYAYDDKYLISSNLRADASSVFGPDKRWGFFPSFSAGWRISKENFLKDAEFINDLKIRYAWGKVGNDHIDPYAWYGLIGTGSNYILGEQVNSGTAPTTPENRNLQWESTTQNNLGVDLSLFKSRVNLSVDLYRKSTADLLFNKPVPTSSGFLGALQNIGKLENKGIEFALNTKNLNGVVKWESDFNISFNRNRIGYIGDQELAVGGIPQRQQAAIIKEGLPIGTFWGYVSDGVDPKTGNMIYEDVNGNGYNIDEDGALDAGDRKVIGNANPNFTYGFTNRVSYGNFSLDVFLQGVQGNDIFNATRIETEGMMDYRNQSVAVLRRWTKEGQITDIPRAESGNVVNSDISSRFIENGSYLRLKSLTLGYKLPQSLLSKFKVKNGSLYVTGENLLTFTKYSGYDPEVSAFAGTGGESSNGALGIDYGTYPQVRQFIFGLSFSF; encoded by the coding sequence ATGAATTTTTATACGCCCAATAGGTATGTCCATAAATATTATGGAAAACTTAGATATGCAATTCTAGTTATGAAGCTTACGGTATTTCTACTAGCCTTTACCTGTTTTCAAGTTTGTGCAACCGGATATGCACAAAGGATTACATTGTCAGAAAAAAATGTATCGGTCGAGACGATCTTGAAGAAAATAAAAAAACAATCGGGCTACCATCTCTGGTACGAAGATAATCTGCTGGATAAAACCAGAAATACAGATATTAATGTAACCAATGTTTCTTTGGAACAGGCGCTTGAGAGCTGCTTAAAAGGATTTCCGCTTACCTATGCTATAGTAGACAAAACTGTAGTTATTAAACGAGATAAATCATGGTATGAGTTATTGACCATTACAGGTAAAGTAACTGATGAGCAAGATCAGCCAATGACTGGTGTAAGTGTAAGACTCAAAGGAAGTGAAATTGGGGCTACTACAGATAATCAAGGGCGTTATTCTTTGGATTTGCCAGATGGAAATGGCGTGCTCTTATTTTCATATGTTGGGTTTAAAACTTATGAGGTTAAGGTGAATAACCAGAGTATTCTGAATTTAAAAATGACACCTGAGGCTCAGGGATTAAATGAGGTTGTAGTTGTAGGGTACGGTACACAGCAAAAAAAGGATATTCTTGGTGCAATATCCACTGTTGGTGCTAAAGATCTGGAAGAAAGGCCTGCAACTAATTTTGGTTATTCAATTGAAGGAAAGGCTGCCGGTGTGCAGGTACTTACACCTTCGGGCAAACCTCAGGCAGGGTTTTCTATAAAAGTAAGAGGTACAACTTCTATTACTGCCGACAGTGAGCCTATGTATGTAGTTGATGGAGTACCTAGTGTTAACACTTATGATATAAACCCGAGCGATATTGAAAGTATATCGATTTTAAAAGATGCTGCGTCGGCAGCAATATACGGTGCTTCAGGAGCGAATGGTGTAGTTTTAATTACTACAAAGAGAGGGAAGAACCAAAAGGCCCAGCTTTCATTTAGTACATATGCTGGTATATCTAACGTGAAAAGCAAAATAGATGTATTAAATAGGGCCGATTATATTGCCTTAATGACAGAAATTGGTCAGGTAGCGGCCTGGGATAATTATAAAGATGATACTGATTGGCATAAAGAGATTTATAGAGAAGCATATGCCCAGAATTATCAGCTTTCGGTAAATGGGGGTAACGATGCTACAACTTACTACATATCGGGGGCCTGGACAAAACAAGATGGTGTAGTTAGAACAAATACAATGAACCGGTTTAATTTTAAGGTTAACCTGGATCAAAAAATAAATGATTTTATTAAAGTTGGTACAAGTGTTTCTTACGCAAGATGGTATGATCGTAATATTGATGACAACCGTGGTTCTGCAAATTCAGGAGTAATTATGAACGTCCTTACTTCATCACCTGTAACGGGCATTTATAATGAAGACGGGACATTTACCGCAAATCCATTAAGACTATCTTTCAATAATCCTGTTGCTTATACCGATGGTTCAACCAACGGATTTAATAACAGTCGCTTTTTTGGTAACCTATATGCAGAGGTGTCAATTTTAAAAGATCTAAAGTTTAAAACTTTATTTGGTTACGATAATTCAAAAGGAAAATACAATTACTTTTTAGATCCTTTTAGAACAGATTGGGGAAGAGTAAATAAAGGCCTGGCTGATTTGAATATGAATGAAAGTGAGTATTGGCTTTCTGAGAATACCTTGAGTTATGCTAAAACTTTTGCTGAAAAGCATGCGGTTGATGCTTTTGTAGGATATACTTCAAGTCGTACAACTTCTGAAATTTCGGAAATTGAAACCAAGGGATTTAGCGGTATAAGTGTACCAACTGTAAATGGAGGTTCTATTGTGAATTTAGCCACAGGCTCAAGAGCTGCACGAACAAATACTTCTATTGTTGGAAGGGTACGTTATGCCTACGACGACAAGTATTTAATATCTAGCAATTTAAGAGCAGATGCGTCTTCTGTTTTTGGACCTGATAAACGATGGGGCTTTTTTCCTTCTTTTTCTGCAGGATGGAGAATATCAAAGGAGAATTTTTTAAAAGATGCTGAATTTATTAATGATTTAAAGATTAGGTATGCCTGGGGTAAAGTTGGTAATGACCATATTGATCCTTATGCGTGGTATGGACTTATAGGAACTGGAAGTAATTATATTTTAGGAGAACAGGTGAATTCAGGTACGGCTCCTACTACTCCTGAAAATAGGAATTTACAATGGGAAAGTACTACTCAGAATAATCTTGGAGTAGATTTGAGTTTGTTTAAAAGCAGGGTTAATTTATCGGTTGATTTATACCGGAAATCTACTGCGGATTTGTTATTTAATAAACCTGTGCCTACTTCAAGTGGCTTTTTAGGAGCATTACAAAATATTGGTAAGCTGGAAAATAAAGGGATAGAGTTTGCTTTGAATACAAAAAACCTAAATGGGGTTGTGAAGTGGGAATCTGATTTTAACATCTCGTTTAACAGAAATAGAATAGGATATATAGGTGATCAGGAGCTTGCAGTAGGGGGGATTCCACAGCGGCAACAAGCTGCAATTATAAAAGAAGGTTTGCCAATTGGTACTTTTTGGGGATATGTTTCGGATGGAGTAGATCCTAAGACAGGTAATATGATTTATGAGGATGTAAATGGCAATGGGTATAATATTGATGAAGATGGTGCGCTTGATGCCGGAGATAGGAAAGTGATAGGGAATGCAAATCCTAATTTTACTTATGGATTTACAAACAGGGTTTCGTATGGCAACTTTAGTTTAGATGTATTTTTACAAGGGGTGCAAGGAAATGATATCTTCAATGCTACGCGAATTGAAACAGAAGGGATGATGGATTATAGAAATCAATCTGTAGCAGTATTAAGAAGATGGACAAAGGAGGGGCAGATTACAGATATTCCCAGGGCAGAATCTGGAAATGTGGTTAATTCAGATATATCCTCCAGATTTATTGAAAATGGCTCTTATTTGAGATTGAAATCATTAACATTAGGCTACAAATTACCACAATCGTTATTAAGCAAGTTTAAGGTAAAGAACGGGTCACTGTATGTAACCGGTGAGAATCTGCTAACCTTTACGAAGTACTCAGGTTATGATCCAGAGGTTAGTGCCTTTGCTGGTACTGGTGGCGAAAGTTCTAACGGTGCACTGGGTATTGACTATGGTACTTACCCCCAGGTTAGGCAGTTTATTTTTGGATTAAGTTTTTCTTTTTAA